A portion of the Bifidobacterium sp. ESL0800 genome contains these proteins:
- a CDS encoding bifunctional hydroxymethylpyrimidine kinase/phosphomethylpyrimidine kinase produces the protein MDTNNTTTTCNNDSQQDIAKLLNMQQRYDKNLGVTLPSRLRVLSIEGSDPIGGAGTMADMKAFTAQGVFGYAAMTSILAQNTRGVTDIVNVEPSFLLAQLKAVSDDADIDAMKVGMLGTPELVDTVRKWLEALLHDYEVHGKRRPTIVLDPVMYAKSGDRLLTCEAEAALTTLIPLADIITPNAMELAALDAMSHETKLDSDSAHDKTAGNKPSDTTIPPDTPVKTKHHVPVPHAPKSYEDMEQLATSVAIHFGVAVYAKGGALALNGSAECTDILAVPAPCGETGTNDTTTTDQPTGPVSKQPAVSVTVTRIEGAAVRTRNVHGTGDTLSSTLAALRPQCADWIETAKRAKAWMTGAIAAADNLHVGHGHGPVDFTWQHSPTGLSFTEDYWRRSTEIRERIATMPFLERMLDTTLELEDFSFYLHQDDIYLTDYTSLLALASSRADDPHERAFFADAASYGLEEGLTFHRQWYREHGFSTERAPMSETTAAYLGHEHRFTDTGSYSALAAVLMPCYWVYSVVGQEMQAQVRERRLDLDHHPYGLWIGMYADPGFASRTLEELRICDRLAADSSMADYRRMMDAALGSTKHEYRFFNQALTRHSR, from the coding sequence TTGGATACCAATAATACGACAACCACATGCAACAACGATTCACAACAGGACATCGCCAAGCTGCTGAACATGCAGCAACGTTACGACAAGAACCTCGGCGTGACCCTGCCTTCCCGCCTACGCGTGCTTTCCATCGAAGGTTCCGACCCGATCGGTGGGGCGGGCACGATGGCGGATATGAAGGCGTTCACCGCGCAAGGCGTCTTCGGCTATGCGGCGATGACCAGCATCTTGGCGCAGAACACGCGAGGCGTCACCGACATCGTCAACGTCGAGCCGTCGTTCCTGCTCGCCCAGCTCAAGGCCGTAAGCGACGACGCCGATATCGATGCCATGAAAGTCGGGATGCTGGGCACACCGGAATTGGTCGATACCGTACGAAAATGGCTGGAAGCGCTGCTGCACGATTATGAGGTCCACGGCAAACGCCGGCCCACAATCGTGCTTGATCCGGTGATGTACGCCAAGTCCGGCGACCGTCTGCTCACCTGCGAGGCCGAAGCGGCATTGACCACCTTGATTCCGCTGGCCGACATCATCACGCCGAATGCGATGGAACTGGCCGCTCTCGACGCGATGAGCCATGAGACGAAATTAGACAGTGACAGTGCCCACGATAAAACTGCCGGAAACAAGCCTTCAGATACCACCATTCCTCCCGATACACCAGTCAAAACCAAACACCATGTTCCGGTTCCTCATGCCCCCAAATCCTACGAAGACATGGAACAGCTGGCGACATCCGTGGCCATCCACTTCGGCGTCGCCGTCTACGCCAAGGGCGGGGCTCTGGCATTGAACGGCAGTGCGGAATGCACCGATATCCTTGCGGTTCCGGCACCGTGCGGCGAAACCGGCACAAACGACACAACGACAACCGATCAGCCGACCGGACCCGTTTCGAAGCAGCCGGCGGTATCGGTAACCGTCACCCGCATCGAAGGCGCAGCCGTTCGCACCCGCAACGTGCACGGCACCGGCGATACGCTTTCCAGCACGTTGGCGGCTTTGCGCCCACAATGCGCCGACTGGATTGAAACCGCAAAACGCGCCAAGGCGTGGATGACCGGTGCCATCGCCGCCGCCGACAACCTGCACGTCGGCCACGGCCACGGACCCGTGGATTTCACCTGGCAGCACTCCCCCACCGGACTGAGCTTCACCGAGGATTACTGGCGTCGCTCTACCGAAATCCGCGAGCGCATCGCCACCATGCCGTTCCTCGAGCGCATGCTCGACACAACGCTGGAACTCGAGGATTTCTCGTTCTACCTGCATCAGGACGATATCTACCTGACCGACTACACCTCGTTGCTGGCCCTGGCGAGCAGCCGGGCCGACGATCCGCACGAACGCGCCTTCTTCGCCGACGCCGCTTCGTACGGCCTGGAGGAAGGGCTGACGTTCCATCGACAATGGTATCGGGAGCACGGTTTCAGCACCGAGCGCGCACCGATGAGCGAGACGACCGCCGCCTATCTCGGTCACGAACACCGCTTCACCGACACCGGTTCCTACTCCGCGCTGGCCGCCGTTCTCATGCCTTGCTATTGGGTCTATTCCGTGGTCGGCCAGGAAATGCAGGCACAGGTCCGCGAGCGCCGACTCGACCTCGACCACCATCCCTACGGCCTGTGGATCGGCATGTACGCCGACCCCGGTTTCGCCTCACGCACGCTCGAGGAACTGCGTATCTGCGACAGGCTGGCGGCCGACTCGTCCATGGCCGATTACCGCCGGATGATGGACGCCGCCCTAGGCTCGACCAAACACGAATACCGCTTCTTCAATCAGGCCTTGACCCGCCACAGCCGTTAA
- a CDS encoding ABC transporter permease — translation MTDKYTRRSRSRQESPDTVRFRGSKRMLWHDIWQSFSKSKGRFFSIVCLVALGSFALVGLTVSGPDMRDTGNAYFAEHHLADLSVISSYGLDKADRQQIDKAPGASRIEYGYLKDVVVRGSDESIRVLSAPKEVSTYHLVNGRMPKTPREVAVDSAHQSRYPIGSTMHISEKADALGRKVLRHDSFKVVGVVDSTEILSHVNSGPSTSGSGSLDGYAVVTPGAFKSDDYMMARLTYTDLDHMRDHYSAAYNDALQVHKKALDRILAGRPKVRRQAIEKQVKPQINTGRKQVNDAKAQLEGARRQLSDAKTQLDNGNQQLADSQQQLATQVASAQQQIAAAQAKIAQGQREYDTNKAQYDSGAAQIAAASQQVSDAYAQLKAGQSQIDGNSAKLEAGKKQADDAVAQVIAAQQKVTQGIAALQQQIAVGNAQLPSLSGAEHDALQAQLTQLNAQLQQLQSQAQVIAQKYAEATQGRDAFINGTYNPGLAQIQAAQAQLNAKRAQADAGNTQLAQKQQQLAAAKTKLDQAAAQLAQARSKVQQSQQQLAARRQQAKAQIDAAQTQLSDKTGEYNAKKAQFDQAEPGAKSKIKAAERKLDDATAMLNAVDEPVYSVDSKRETPGADGYKIYDSISVIVDSLSRIFPYFMYLVAALVTFTTMTRFVDEERINAGTLKGLGYSDRDVMKKFVVYGFIASILGAAIGIFAGHTLLPMIVYNAYKVGFNVPIIRLGFHWQVTLLAFVLAMLSAVVPAVWSAARELKERPAALMLPKPPSAGSKILLERIPLIWNRLNFTHKVTARNIFRYKQRMFMTIFGVCGSVALLTAGFAVQGSISGINEHQFGGVMHYNLIAAENAHVTDQQSKAIDSRLEKSDIKRSLPVHYESVSKVAGRNGDKQSVTMLVPRDTATFDDYIKLNTRRGHHPLSLEKNGAVISERFANLVHAKKGDTIDFQNSAGKTYRVKVTGICEMYLGHFMVMSPSAYRSVFGQRYQTNAYMVTLKDGSMDNTKRQAASFMRLGGIQGVVQNTTLMHQIDVVVKALNQIMWVLIIVATMLGVVILYNLTNLNVSERVRELSTIKVLGFYNGETTMYIYRETILLSALGIVVGYGFGAWLHRYIITAVPPDDVMFDPSIGWLPFVVPVVVVGLITAALGWFVSTKLKRLDMLEALKSVD, via the coding sequence ATGACAGATAAATACACGAGGCGTTCGAGGTCAAGGCAGGAAAGCCCTGACACCGTACGATTCCGCGGTTCCAAACGGATGCTTTGGCACGATATCTGGCAGTCGTTTTCCAAATCAAAAGGCCGTTTCTTCTCCATCGTCTGCCTGGTGGCCTTGGGTTCCTTCGCGTTGGTCGGGCTTACGGTCTCCGGGCCTGATATGCGTGACACCGGCAACGCCTATTTCGCCGAACATCATCTGGCCGACCTGAGCGTCATCTCCAGCTACGGACTCGACAAGGCCGACCGACAGCAGATCGACAAGGCTCCCGGCGCCTCGCGTATCGAATACGGGTACCTCAAGGACGTCGTCGTGCGGGGCAGTGACGAGAGCATCCGCGTGCTTTCGGCGCCCAAAGAGGTCTCGACCTACCATCTGGTGAATGGCCGTATGCCGAAGACGCCGCGTGAAGTGGCCGTCGACTCGGCGCACCAAAGCCGATACCCCATCGGTTCCACAATGCATATCAGCGAAAAGGCGGATGCCTTGGGCCGTAAGGTCCTGCGTCACGACAGCTTCAAGGTCGTGGGGGTCGTGGATTCCACCGAGATCCTGAGTCACGTGAACAGCGGTCCTTCGACCTCCGGCTCCGGTTCGCTGGACGGGTACGCGGTGGTGACGCCGGGCGCGTTCAAATCCGACGACTATATGATGGCCAGGCTGACCTATACCGACCTCGACCATATGCGCGACCACTATTCCGCCGCCTATAACGATGCGTTGCAAGTGCATAAAAAGGCGCTTGACCGGATTCTTGCCGGACGTCCCAAGGTGCGGCGGCAGGCCATTGAGAAACAGGTCAAACCGCAGATCAATACCGGACGAAAGCAGGTCAACGACGCCAAAGCGCAGCTCGAAGGCGCTCGGCGGCAATTGAGCGACGCGAAAACTCAACTTGACAACGGCAATCAGCAGCTGGCCGATTCCCAGCAGCAGCTGGCCACGCAGGTCGCGTCGGCGCAGCAGCAGATCGCCGCAGCCCAAGCCAAGATTGCGCAGGGACAGAGGGAATACGATACCAACAAAGCGCAGTATGATTCGGGGGCTGCGCAGATTGCGGCGGCGAGCCAGCAGGTCAGCGATGCCTACGCGCAGCTGAAAGCCGGGCAGTCGCAGATTGACGGGAACTCGGCCAAGCTCGAGGCGGGCAAGAAGCAAGCTGATGATGCGGTCGCGCAGGTTATAGCCGCACAACAGAAGGTCACGCAGGGTATAGCCGCGTTGCAACAGCAGATTGCCGTCGGCAATGCTCAGCTTCCTTCACTTTCCGGTGCCGAGCACGACGCATTGCAAGCCCAGCTCACCCAACTCAATGCGCAATTGCAGCAGCTCCAATCCCAAGCCCAGGTCATCGCGCAGAAATACGCGGAGGCGACGCAGGGTCGCGATGCCTTCATCAACGGCACCTACAATCCCGGTCTTGCTCAGATTCAGGCGGCGCAGGCCCAGCTCAACGCCAAACGAGCCCAGGCGGATGCCGGAAATACCCAGCTTGCCCAAAAACAACAGCAACTTGCGGCGGCCAAGACAAAGCTCGATCAGGCTGCCGCACAGCTTGCACAGGCCCGGTCCAAGGTCCAGCAGTCCCAGCAACAGTTGGCAGCCAGGCGGCAGCAGGCCAAAGCGCAGATCGACGCCGCGCAGACGCAACTGAGCGATAAAACCGGCGAATACAACGCCAAAAAGGCCCAGTTCGACCAGGCCGAGCCCGGCGCGAAATCGAAGATCAAAGCCGCCGAGCGCAAGCTCGACGATGCCACCGCGATGTTGAACGCCGTGGACGAGCCGGTCTATTCCGTGGATTCCAAGCGCGAGACCCCCGGGGCCGACGGCTACAAGATCTACGATTCGATTTCCGTGATCGTCGATTCGCTGTCGCGCATCTTCCCGTACTTCATGTATCTGGTCGCGGCGCTGGTCACGTTCACCACGATGACCCGTTTCGTCGACGAAGAGCGTATCAACGCCGGCACGCTCAAAGGGCTGGGCTATTCCGACCGCGATGTGATGAAGAAATTCGTCGTCTACGGTTTCATCGCCTCGATTCTGGGTGCGGCAATCGGCATCTTCGCCGGACATACGCTCCTGCCGATGATCGTCTACAACGCCTACAAGGTCGGCTTCAACGTGCCGATTATCCGCCTCGGATTCCACTGGCAGGTCACGTTGCTTGCCTTTGTGCTGGCCATGCTGAGCGCCGTGGTGCCCGCGGTCTGGAGCGCCGCTCGCGAGCTGAAGGAACGGCCGGCCGCGCTCATGCTGCCAAAACCGCCGAGCGCCGGGTCCAAGATCCTGCTGGAACGCATTCCCCTTATCTGGAACCGCCTGAACTTCACTCACAAGGTGACCGCACGCAACATCTTCCGTTATAAGCAGCGCATGTTCATGACCATCTTCGGCGTGTGTGGTTCGGTGGCGCTCCTGACGGCAGGATTCGCGGTGCAGGGTTCGATCTCCGGTATCAACGAGCACCAGTTCGGCGGCGTGATGCATTACAACCTCATTGCGGCTGAGAATGCCCACGTCACCGACCAGCAAAGCAAGGCCATCGACAGCCGTCTTGAGAAGTCCGACATCAAGCGTTCGTTGCCGGTCCACTACGAATCGGTGAGCAAGGTCGCCGGACGCAATGGCGACAAGCAATCCGTCACGATGCTCGTACCGCGCGATACCGCAACCTTCGACGATTACATCAAACTCAACACGCGCCGTGGCCACCACCCGCTTTCACTCGAGAAGAACGGGGCCGTGATTTCCGAACGCTTTGCGAACCTCGTGCACGCCAAAAAGGGCGATACCATCGACTTCCAGAACAGCGCGGGCAAGACCTACCGTGTCAAGGTCACCGGCATCTGCGAGATGTATCTCGGCCATTTTATGGTGATGAGTCCGTCGGCCTATCGTTCCGTCTTCGGGCAACGCTACCAGACCAATGCCTATATGGTCACGCTCAAGGATGGGAGCATGGACAACACCAAGCGGCAGGCGGCCTCGTTCATGCGCTTGGGCGGCATCCAAGGTGTGGTGCAGAACACGACCCTGATGCACCAGATCGACGTGGTGGTCAAGGCCTTGAACCAGATCATGTGGGTGCTCATCATCGTGGCGACCATGCTCGGCGTGGTCATCCTCTACAACCTCACCAACCTCAACGTCTCCGAGCGCGTCCGCGAGCTGTCGACCATCAAGGTGCTGGGCTTCTACAACGGCGAGACCACGATGTACATCTACCGCGAAACCATCCTGCTTTCGGCGCTCGGCATCGTCGTCGGCTACGGCTTCGGCGCGTGGCTGCACCGTTACATCATCACCGCTGTCCCGCCGGACGACGTGATGTTCGACCCGTCGATCGGCTGGCTTCCGTTCGTGGTGCCGGTGGTCGTGGTCGGGCTCATCACCGCCGCGCTGGGATGGTTTGTCAGCACCAAACTTAAACGTCTTGACATGCTTGAGGCGCTGAAGTCCGTCGACTGA
- a CDS encoding ABC transporter ATP-binding protein, with product MSYIDVRGETKQYKTGDTAIYANHDVTFSINQGELVVILGASGAGKSTLLNILGGMDTCDAGQVIVDGNDIAQYDARQLTTYRRYDVGFVFQFYNLVSNLTARENVELSAEIVPNAADPTQTLIDVGLENRLDNFPAQLSGGEQQRVAIARAVAKKPKILLCDEPTGALDYNTGKQVLRILQDQSRALGSTVIIVTHNAAIAPIADRVIHMRDARVQSIEEHAAPADINDIEW from the coding sequence ATGTCATATATCGACGTGCGGGGCGAGACGAAGCAATATAAAACCGGGGATACCGCCATTTATGCGAACCACGACGTGACCTTTTCCATCAACCAGGGTGAGCTGGTGGTCATCCTTGGCGCCTCAGGTGCCGGAAAATCGACATTGCTCAATATTTTGGGCGGGATGGACACCTGCGACGCCGGTCAGGTGATCGTCGACGGCAACGACATCGCGCAATATGACGCCCGACAGCTGACGACCTACCGCCGTTATGACGTCGGCTTCGTCTTCCAGTTCTACAATCTTGTCTCCAACCTCACGGCGCGCGAAAACGTCGAGCTTTCCGCCGAAATCGTGCCGAATGCCGCCGACCCGACCCAGACGCTCATCGACGTCGGGCTCGAAAACCGGCTTGACAATTTCCCGGCCCAGCTTTCCGGCGGTGAGCAGCAGCGCGTGGCCATCGCCCGCGCCGTGGCCAAGAAACCGAAGATTCTCCTGTGCGACGAACCGACCGGAGCGTTGGATTACAACACCGGCAAACAGGTGCTGCGCATCCTGCAGGACCAGTCGCGTGCGCTCGGTTCGACCGTCATCATCGTCACCCATAACGCCGCCATCGCGCCCATTGCCGACCGCGTCATCCACATGCGCGACGCCCGGGTGCAGTCCATCGAAGAACACGCAGCTCCGGCCGACATCAACGACATCGAATGGTGA
- a CDS encoding TetM/TetW/TetO/TetS family tetracycline resistance ribosomal protection protein: MRRAVVGIAAHVDAGKTTLCEAMLYRTGEIRKLGRVDHGDAFLDTDAMEKRRGITIFSKQAILRQGDFEFTLLDTPGHVDFSAEMERTLTVLDYAILVVGANDGLQGYTETLWRLLARYNVPTFIFINKMDAAGADKAGLIGQMQQRFAEGCVDFQGDAEPGKQEEVALLDESGTAMDELLDDGKISDDTLRSMVAERRIFPCYSGSALKLEGIDEFLAGLERFTQRKNYPSVFGARVYKISHDGQGNRLTWLKVTGGALKVKETLTNKRDDDFGKPENADKHAGAHSSGKSMSGNQSKNNGAQSDNGLPETEIWQEKVDQIRRYSGAKFELVDEVAAGDVCAVTGLTKTFPGEGLGSETDAGESVLQPVLTYTVLPGKAGADAESQNHVDETPNDDSSSTQQLSKPAEVTPQLHRILVALRTLQDEDPALGVRWVSRLGEIHVQLMGAVQIEIITQMMHDRFGIDVHFDTGGILYRETITAPIEGIGHFEPLRHYAEVHLELEPGERGSGMHFESRCSLDDLDRNWQRAILAHLREKEHLGVLTGSPITDMTISLIAGRGHEKHTEGGDFREATYRAVRQGLMELKTAGKCQLLEPFYSFRLAVLQDLLGRAMADIQRMSGTFDAPRSDGDYAELEGAAPVSEMRDYAMEVNAYTHGQGSLTCVFAGYRPCHNADEIIKQTGYDPETDLENTPDSVFCAHGAGYAVKWNKVPDFAHLGQVLQG, encoded by the coding sequence ATGAGACGAGCGGTGGTGGGAATTGCGGCGCATGTGGACGCGGGGAAGACCACGCTGTGCGAGGCGATGCTCTATCGCACCGGAGAGATACGCAAGCTTGGGCGGGTCGACCACGGCGACGCGTTCCTCGACACCGACGCGATGGAGAAACGACGCGGCATCACCATCTTCTCCAAGCAGGCCATTTTGCGTCAAGGTGATTTCGAATTCACCCTGCTCGACACGCCTGGACACGTTGATTTCTCGGCCGAAATGGAACGGACGCTCACCGTGCTGGACTACGCGATTCTCGTGGTCGGTGCGAATGACGGGCTGCAGGGCTATACCGAAACGTTGTGGCGCCTGCTGGCGCGCTATAACGTACCAACGTTTATCTTCATCAACAAAATGGATGCCGCCGGAGCCGATAAAGCAGGGCTGATCGGGCAGATGCAACAGCGGTTTGCCGAAGGTTGTGTCGATTTTCAAGGCGACGCTGAACCGGGAAAGCAAGAAGAGGTCGCGTTGCTTGACGAGAGTGGCACGGCGATGGACGAGCTTTTGGACGACGGCAAAATTTCGGATGACACCTTGCGTTCGATGGTCGCCGAGCGCCGGATTTTTCCTTGCTATTCCGGGTCGGCGCTGAAGCTCGAAGGTATCGACGAGTTCCTTGCCGGGCTCGAACGGTTCACGCAGCGGAAAAATTATCCGAGTGTGTTTGGCGCTCGCGTCTATAAGATCTCGCATGACGGGCAGGGCAATCGCCTCACTTGGCTCAAGGTCACCGGTGGTGCTCTCAAGGTGAAGGAAACGCTGACCAACAAGCGTGATGATGATTTTGGGAAACCAGAAAATGCCGATAAGCATGCCGGCGCTCACTCGTCCGGCAAATCTATGAGCGGTAATCAGAGCAAGAACAATGGTGCTCAATCTGATAATGGATTGCCCGAAACTGAAATCTGGCAGGAGAAGGTCGATCAGATTCGGCGGTATTCCGGGGCCAAATTCGAGCTGGTCGACGAAGTCGCAGCTGGCGACGTATGCGCGGTAACCGGCTTGACGAAAACCTTCCCGGGCGAGGGCCTGGGAAGCGAGACTGACGCTGGGGAGTCCGTGCTTCAACCGGTGTTGACCTACACGGTTTTGCCGGGCAAGGCGGGAGCAGACGCCGAGTCGCAAAACCATGTCGACGAAACACCGAACGACGATTCGTCATCAACCCAGCAACTCTCCAAGCCCGCTGAGGTTACGCCACAGTTGCACAGGATACTGGTGGCGTTGCGTACGCTCCAAGACGAGGATCCGGCGCTGGGCGTGCGCTGGGTGTCGCGGCTCGGCGAGATTCATGTGCAGCTGATGGGCGCTGTGCAGATTGAGATCATCACCCAGATGATGCACGACCGTTTCGGTATTGACGTCCATTTCGATACGGGCGGCATTCTTTATCGCGAGACCATCACCGCGCCGATTGAAGGAATTGGCCATTTTGAGCCGTTGCGTCACTATGCCGAAGTCCATCTGGAACTTGAGCCGGGCGAGCGCGGCAGCGGCATGCATTTCGAGTCCCGCTGCAGCCTTGACGACCTCGACCGCAACTGGCAGCGCGCGATTCTGGCCCACTTGCGTGAAAAGGAACACCTCGGCGTCCTCACCGGTTCGCCAATCACGGATATGACGATATCGCTGATTGCCGGCCGCGGCCACGAGAAGCATACCGAAGGCGGCGACTTCCGCGAGGCGACCTACCGTGCGGTGCGTCAAGGCCTGATGGAGCTCAAGACGGCGGGCAAGTGCCAACTTCTGGAACCGTTCTACAGCTTCCGTCTCGCGGTGCTGCAGGACTTGTTGGGCCGTGCGATGGCCGATATCCAGCGAATGAGCGGTACGTTCGACGCTCCGCGATCCGACGGCGATTACGCCGAGCTGGAAGGTGCTGCCCCGGTTAGCGAGATGCGCGATTATGCGATGGAAGTCAATGCCTACACCCACGGCCAAGGCTCGTTGACCTGTGTTTTCGCCGGTTATCGACCTTGCCATAATGCCGACGAAATCATCAAACAAACCGGCTATGACCCGGAAACCGATCTTGAAAACACGCCCGATTCCGTCTTCTGCGCCCACGGCGCCGGCTACGCGGTCAAATGGAACAAGGTCCCCGATTTCGCGCATCTCGGTCAAGTGCTTCAAGGCTGA
- a CDS encoding heavy metal translocating P-type ATPase — protein MSQVRNQTVGQPGANGAENGQNGADPDAERKREIKTLQRRLIVAAVLTIPVFVFAMFGMWLKAFVPMGVIEIFTNPWVELVFITPVMFYSGWPIHRTGWLALAHRAPEMNSLVALGTAASYIYSVVVTIAPGILPPSARDPYYESVGTIITLMLLGQLFEAHARLGTGESIRALINLTPKRAHVERDGIQLDIDAEQVKVGDIVVIKPGEQLPVDGEVIDGRSSVDESMITGESMPVAKGVGDSVTGATINGNGTLRYRATKVGRDTVLAQIIKLVRTAQTSKAPIQKLADRISGYFVPGVILIAIWTFVVWWLLGPAPQGLYGLVSAVAVLVIACPCALGIATPLSVTISTGKAARYGVLIRSAEALQTARDVDTVVLDKTGTITRGTPELTDIGWIGGSPAENDNDGTDENDRTGEKTHQEHLLSLIAGAEQVSEHPLAQAIVKGARRRKLEVPKADSFEAVPGNGVVAKVEGRDVVVGNEELMKARQIDMSSSRKAQTMFADYARKGKTPILAAVDGKSVAVLAVADTVKPDSAKAIAALRQRGLQVVMLTGDNQATATAMANEVGVDRVIAGVRPERKAAEIVRLQNEGHMVGMVGDGINDAPALAAADVGFAIGTGTDVAIESSDITLVSGSLTGLVAAVDLSRAAMRNIKQNLGFAFGYNGIGIPIAAGILYPLWHIMLNPMIAGAAMAFSSLSVVLNANRLRGFDPEAVKPRRFAFKLRDRHVELKDTSKSVGASEDASHNKNNQPAKAKEGTTMDMNMNSGASAVKDPVCGMMIDPKTAAGSQDYNGKTYYFCSQGCVDNFAADPAKYVG, from the coding sequence ATGAGCCAAGTGCGTAACCAGACCGTGGGGCAGCCAGGGGCCAACGGCGCCGAAAACGGGCAGAACGGTGCCGATCCGGATGCCGAGCGCAAGCGCGAGATCAAGACGCTTCAACGCCGGCTTATCGTCGCCGCAGTGCTGACGATTCCGGTGTTCGTCTTCGCCATGTTCGGTATGTGGTTGAAGGCGTTCGTGCCGATGGGGGTTATCGAAATCTTTACCAATCCGTGGGTCGAGCTCGTGTTCATCACCCCGGTCATGTTCTATTCCGGCTGGCCGATTCACCGCACCGGCTGGCTGGCGCTCGCTCACCGAGCCCCGGAGATGAACTCGCTGGTGGCGCTGGGCACCGCCGCGTCCTACATTTATAGCGTCGTGGTCACCATCGCTCCAGGTATTCTGCCGCCGAGCGCGCGCGATCCATATTACGAATCCGTCGGTACCATCATCACGCTGATGCTGCTGGGCCAGCTTTTCGAGGCGCACGCCCGGCTCGGCACGGGTGAATCGATCCGCGCGCTCATCAACCTCACGCCCAAGCGGGCGCACGTTGAACGCGATGGCATTCAGCTGGACATCGACGCCGAGCAGGTCAAGGTCGGCGATATCGTCGTCATCAAGCCGGGGGAGCAGCTGCCGGTGGATGGCGAGGTCATCGACGGCCGCAGCTCCGTCGACGAATCCATGATTACCGGCGAATCCATGCCCGTTGCCAAAGGCGTTGGCGATAGCGTCACCGGTGCGACCATCAACGGCAACGGGACGCTCCGCTACCGGGCCACCAAGGTCGGCCGCGACACCGTGCTGGCGCAGATTATCAAGCTCGTGCGCACCGCCCAGACCTCAAAGGCGCCGATCCAAAAGCTCGCCGACAGGATTTCCGGCTACTTCGTGCCGGGCGTCATCCTCATCGCCATCTGGACCTTCGTCGTCTGGTGGCTGCTGGGCCCGGCGCCGCAAGGCCTTTACGGACTGGTCTCCGCCGTGGCCGTGCTGGTCATCGCCTGCCCGTGTGCGCTCGGCATCGCCACCCCGCTTTCCGTGACAATCTCCACCGGCAAGGCCGCACGTTACGGCGTGCTCATCCGCTCCGCCGAGGCGCTGCAGACCGCGCGCGACGTCGACACCGTCGTGCTCGACAAGACCGGTACCATCACGCGTGGTACGCCAGAGCTGACCGATATCGGCTGGATTGGGGGTTCGCCAGCCGAAAACGATAACGACGGGACAGACGAGAACGATAGGACAGGTGAAAAGACGCATCAAGAGCATCTGCTTTCTTTGATTGCTGGAGCCGAGCAGGTCTCCGAACACCCGCTCGCGCAGGCCATCGTCAAGGGTGCCCGGCGCCGCAAGCTGGAAGTGCCGAAGGCGGATTCGTTTGAGGCCGTGCCGGGCAACGGAGTGGTGGCGAAAGTCGAAGGCCGCGATGTCGTCGTCGGCAATGAGGAATTGATGAAAGCCCGACAAATCGATATGTCGTCATCACGCAAGGCCCAAACGATGTTCGCCGATTATGCCCGAAAAGGCAAGACGCCGATTCTGGCCGCTGTGGATGGAAAATCGGTCGCCGTGCTCGCGGTGGCGGATACCGTCAAACCGGATTCGGCCAAGGCCATCGCGGCGTTGCGTCAGCGTGGGTTGCAGGTGGTCATGCTGACCGGCGACAACCAAGCGACCGCCACCGCCATGGCCAACGAGGTCGGCGTTGATCGTGTCATCGCCGGCGTGCGCCCGGAACGCAAGGCCGCCGAGATCGTGCGCTTGCAGAATGAAGGGCACATGGTCGGCATGGTCGGCGACGGCATCAACGACGCCCCGGCACTCGCGGCCGCCGATGTCGGTTTTGCCATCGGCACCGGCACCGATGTAGCCATCGAATCCTCCGACATCACACTGGTGTCCGGCAGTCTCACCGGACTCGTGGCGGCCGTCGACCTCTCGCGCGCAGCCATGCGCAACATCAAGCAGAACCTCGGTTTCGCCTTCGGCTACAACGGTATCGGCATCCCCATCGCCGCCGGCATCCTCTATCCGCTCTGGCACATCATGTTGAACCCGATGATCGCCGGGGCCGCGATGGCATTCTCCTCGCTTTCCGTGGTCCTGAACGCCAACCGTCTGCGTGGTTTCGACCCGGAGGCGGTCAAGCCGCGTCGTTTCGCCTTCAAGCTGCGTGACCGCCACGTCGAGCTCAAAGACACTTCAAAATCTGTTGGCGCATCTGAGGATGCGTCGCATAACAAGAACAACCAACCCGCGAAAGCGAAAGAAGGAACCACTATGGATATGAATATGAACAGCGGCGCGAGCGCCGTCAAGGATCCGGTCTGCGGCATGATGATCGACCCGAAGACGGCCGCCGGCAGCCAGGATTACAACGGCAAGACCTACTACTTCTGCAGCCAGGGCTGCGTCGACAACTTCGCCGCCGACCCGGCCAAATACGTCGGCTGA